In Devosia sp. 1566, a single genomic region encodes these proteins:
- a CDS encoding sigma-54 dependent transcriptional regulator, producing MTRVLVVDDDPVQLRLTAEVANQAGFKPLTATSGEQALQILREDPNLGAMILDLVMPDLDGMAVMETMRREALSTPVIVQTANPSLETVVSAMRHGAVDYFVKPVAPERLVISLRNAMKLGALEAAIRAEQSRRAGTFSAADLIGRAPAMTRVLTLCGKAARNPIPVLIEGETGVGKELIARIIGGSGDRAGKPFISVNCGSISPSQLDAVLFGFKKGAFAGALADTPGKFAEAHTGTIFIDEVGELPPATQERLLRVLADGEIVPLGATRPERVNVRVISATNRRLLNLAKSGEFREDLYYRLNVLPIYVPPLRQRLEDIPALVNHFLARFAAEAGKRILGISPEALELLASYPWPGNIRQLENVVYRATVLCEEAFLEPADFPQIMAHAQGRDAAILSLAAMPVPAAPVHIDNAPPRQREMLETSPVEDRFLDESGNVAALAEIERALIVFAIEHHGGRMSRVARALKIGRSTLYRKLHEYGLAEQLINDAA from the coding sequence ATGACGCGTGTTCTGGTGGTCGACGATGACCCGGTGCAATTGCGGCTGACGGCCGAAGTCGCCAATCAGGCCGGCTTCAAGCCACTCACCGCAACCAGCGGCGAACAAGCCCTGCAGATCTTGCGCGAAGACCCCAATCTGGGTGCGATGATTCTTGACCTGGTAATGCCTGACCTCGACGGCATGGCCGTGATGGAAACCATGCGCCGGGAAGCTCTTTCCACGCCGGTGATCGTCCAAACCGCCAACCCGTCGCTGGAAACCGTGGTCAGCGCCATGCGCCACGGGGCCGTGGACTATTTCGTCAAGCCGGTCGCCCCCGAGCGGCTGGTGATCTCCTTGCGCAACGCCATGAAGCTGGGTGCGCTGGAAGCGGCGATCCGTGCCGAACAAAGCCGCCGCGCCGGGACCTTCTCGGCTGCCGACCTGATCGGCCGCGCTCCCGCCATGACCCGCGTCCTGACGCTTTGCGGCAAGGCCGCCCGCAATCCCATACCCGTGCTGATCGAAGGCGAAACCGGCGTCGGCAAGGAATTGATCGCCCGCATCATCGGGGGCAGCGGGGATCGGGCCGGCAAGCCATTCATCAGCGTCAACTGCGGCAGCATTTCCCCTTCCCAACTCGACGCCGTGCTTTTCGGCTTCAAGAAAGGCGCCTTCGCCGGTGCCCTGGCCGATACCCCAGGCAAGTTCGCCGAAGCCCATACCGGCACCATCTTCATCGATGAAGTGGGCGAACTGCCTCCCGCCACCCAGGAGCGGCTGCTGCGCGTTCTCGCCGATGGCGAAATCGTGCCGCTGGGCGCCACCCGCCCCGAGCGCGTCAATGTGCGGGTGATCTCGGCGACCAATCGCCGCCTGCTCAATCTGGCTAAATCGGGCGAGTTCCGAGAGGACCTTTATTATCGGCTCAACGTGCTACCCATCTACGTGCCCCCGCTCCGGCAGCGGCTCGAGGACATCCCGGCTCTGGTCAACCATTTCCTTGCGCGCTTTGCCGCTGAAGCTGGCAAACGCATCCTCGGCATTTCCCCTGAAGCTTTGGAACTGCTGGCCAGCTATCCTTGGCCCGGCAATATTCGCCAGCTGGAAAACGTCGTTTATCGCGCGACCGTGCTTTGCGAGGAAGCCTTCCTCGAGCCCGCCGATTTCCCCCAGATCATGGCCCATGCTCAAGGGCGCGACGCCGCCATTCTTTCACTCGCGGCCATGCCGGTGCCTGCCGCGCCGGTTCACATCGATAACGCTCCGCCGCGCCAGCGCGAAATGCTCGAAACCAGCCCTGTCGAAGACCGCTTCCTCGATGAGTCGGGCAATGTGGCGGCTCTGGCCGAGATCGAACGCGCCTTGATCGTTTTTGCCATCGAGCACCATGGCGGGCGCATGTCTCGTGTTGCCCGCGCACTCAAGATTGGCCGCTCGACCCTTTATCGCAAATTGCATGAATATGGCCTCGCGGAGCAGTTGATTAACGACGCCGCTTAA
- a CDS encoding L,D-transpeptidase family protein, protein MHKILVCFLAVAAANAPLPILAQDVASITPTRIVIAPAQSALARTIKASLSAAYTANGRGTAAYAEAQKLYFLYGERYFEPIWLSEQANGQVVFSPAAQQILDLFARAESEGLNPADYLTPDLQLPATGGDPAAMAALETAFSAATLRYATHIYTGRVAPRSVDANLDIEPKTLDAGALLVELAASKDPAKVLAKLEPTHPEFLALKAALAKFSDNATDRPAPIPTGVVLKAGMTDERLPLIRQRLGLVADASLVYDQGVVQAVKDFQQGLGLEPDGVAGPATVAALNGGNAATREQIIANMERWRWMPRELGNFHVLVNIPEFRLSINRNGAETYTTRVVVGTVKNQTPVFSDNIRHIVVNPYWNVPSSIVKGEIAPKTWRNPGYIDAQNMDLIYNGDVVSPWQVNWSAVGNTFPFKVRQRPGPSNALGQIKFLFPNKHDVYLHDTPSKALFSRSQRALSHGCVRVQNPMEFADALMANETKISRASLEAMFGSSERWVNPEQQIPVHLSYFTLRPQADGNLQSYGDIYGHDTKLIQALGLSPAALPQPVMAETIADVGP, encoded by the coding sequence ATGCACAAGATCCTGGTTTGTTTTCTCGCCGTTGCTGCCGCCAACGCCCCTCTTCCCATCCTGGCGCAGGATGTAGCGAGTATCACCCCAACCCGGATTGTCATCGCTCCCGCGCAAAGCGCGTTGGCGCGAACCATCAAGGCCAGCCTGTCCGCCGCCTATACAGCCAATGGCCGCGGTACCGCGGCCTATGCCGAAGCGCAGAAGCTCTACTTTCTTTATGGCGAGCGCTATTTCGAGCCAATCTGGCTGAGCGAACAGGCCAATGGGCAGGTCGTGTTCTCACCTGCTGCCCAGCAGATACTCGATCTGTTTGCCCGGGCCGAGTCCGAAGGGCTCAATCCCGCCGATTACCTCACTCCTGACCTGCAGCTTCCAGCAACGGGCGGGGATCCTGCCGCCATGGCGGCGCTCGAAACCGCGTTTTCTGCCGCGACCCTGCGCTATGCGACCCACATCTATACCGGACGCGTCGCTCCTCGCTCCGTCGATGCCAACCTCGATATCGAGCCCAAGACCCTTGATGCCGGCGCACTCCTTGTGGAACTGGCGGCCAGCAAGGATCCGGCCAAGGTGCTGGCCAAGCTCGAGCCAACCCATCCCGAATTCCTGGCGCTTAAAGCGGCACTGGCCAAGTTCAGCGACAATGCCACTGATCGTCCCGCCCCCATTCCGACCGGGGTCGTGCTCAAGGCTGGCATGACCGATGAGCGCCTGCCCCTGATCCGCCAGCGGCTCGGCCTCGTGGCCGATGCGTCCCTGGTTTACGACCAAGGTGTGGTGCAGGCGGTCAAGGATTTCCAGCAGGGCCTGGGTCTTGAACCTGATGGCGTCGCTGGCCCTGCCACGGTCGCCGCCCTCAACGGCGGCAACGCCGCCACCCGCGAGCAGATCATCGCCAATATGGAGCGCTGGCGCTGGATGCCGCGCGAGCTCGGCAATTTCCATGTCCTGGTCAACATTCCCGAGTTCCGCCTGTCCATCAACCGGAACGGGGCGGAAACCTATACGACCCGCGTCGTCGTCGGCACGGTCAAGAACCAGACGCCGGTATTTTCCGACAACATCCGCCACATCGTGGTCAATCCCTATTGGAATGTCCCCAGTTCCATCGTCAAAGGCGAGATTGCGCCCAAGACCTGGCGGAACCCGGGCTATATCGACGCCCAGAACATGGACCTGATCTATAACGGCGACGTCGTTAGCCCCTGGCAGGTGAACTGGTCCGCGGTCGGCAACACGTTCCCCTTCAAGGTGCGTCAGCGCCCCGGCCCCAGCAATGCCCTGGGCCAGATCAAGTTCTTGTTCCCCAACAAGCACGATGTGTATCTGCACGATACCCCGTCAAAGGCTCTGTTCAGCCGCTCGCAGCGCGCTCTCAGCCATGGTTGCGTGCGGGTGCAGAACCCGATGGAGTTTGCCGACGCGCTGATGGCCAACGAAACCAAGATCAGCCGGGCCTCGCTCGAAGCCATGTTTGGCTCCAGCGAGCGCTGGGTGAACCCCGAGCAACAGATCCCTGTCCATCTCAGCTATTTTACCCTACGGCCCCAAGCCGATGGCAACCTGCAATCCTATGGCGACATCTACGGCCACGACACCAAGCTGATCCAGGCGCTCGGCTTGTCGCCCGCAGCGCTCCCTCAACCGGTGATGGCCGAAACCATTGCCGATGTCGGCCCCTGA
- a CDS encoding DUF882 domain-containing protein has product MAVKSDNLALRGTRLLAAALLSFSLLIGQAAVVPANAASERSLYLYYTHTKETARIVFKRNGQYVQSGLNELNRFLRDWRRNEPAKMDPRLFDLVWEVYQEVGATQPINIVSAYRSPATNKMLRQTSSGVAENSQHTKGHAMDFFIPGISLSKLRAVAMRKQVGGVGYYPSSGSPFVHLDTGSVRAWPRMTRAQLKDVFPDGRTMHLPADGKPLSQEGYRLAQAEWQRCRAVPCGNGGSGTQVASAGNSLVDMFFGGNKGNNQPAPRPAPAPVQVASVAAAAQSPQAAARVAVAPPIPMMRPASMSAPASSTVAVAEQDVPVPFSTVGSAPLAEAELVTASNAPVPATKSPTLMMATASTLPAGNGETAVVALAALSQPFPHPPLQAGRSSEPDMMTAYLPPLGQNGQAQDMLQQLIEQETAAQVAAAPVAPVPNLPPLGAAGVKTASLGGEPARDSTASLFASTFNSVQGQSEPVAKALAAMIAKDEASAAPTPAALTAPDLEHAAALLVAPAPLSSDHFALIEAQSRDVDTATALAPAVALSPSNAPLAVTHTRFTASN; this is encoded by the coding sequence GTGGCGGTAAAATCGGATAACCTGGCCCTTCGTGGCACTCGACTCCTGGCAGCAGCGCTGCTGAGTTTTTCGCTCCTGATCGGCCAGGCCGCCGTGGTTCCGGCCAATGCCGCCTCCGAGCGCAGCCTTTATCTCTACTACACCCACACCAAGGAAACGGCCCGCATCGTTTTCAAGCGCAACGGGCAGTATGTGCAGTCCGGGCTCAACGAGCTCAACCGCTTCCTGCGCGATTGGCGTCGTAACGAACCAGCCAAGATGGACCCACGGCTGTTTGACCTGGTTTGGGAAGTCTACCAGGAAGTGGGGGCTACCCAGCCCATCAACATCGTTTCCGCTTATCGCTCGCCCGCGACCAACAAGATGTTGCGCCAGACCTCCTCCGGTGTTGCCGAAAACTCCCAGCACACCAAGGGCCATGCCATGGACTTCTTTATCCCAGGCATTTCGCTGTCCAAGCTGCGCGCCGTCGCGATGCGCAAGCAGGTCGGCGGCGTTGGCTATTATCCCAGCTCGGGCAGCCCCTTTGTTCACCTTGATACTGGTTCGGTCCGCGCCTGGCCACGCATGACCCGTGCGCAGCTCAAGGACGTGTTCCCCGATGGGCGGACCATGCACTTGCCTGCCGATGGCAAGCCACTGTCGCAGGAAGGCTATCGCCTCGCCCAGGCCGAATGGCAACGTTGCCGCGCCGTGCCCTGCGGCAATGGCGGCTCGGGCACTCAGGTGGCCAGCGCCGGCAATTCTTTGGTCGACATGTTCTTTGGCGGCAACAAAGGCAACAACCAGCCCGCGCCCAGGCCCGCCCCCGCTCCGGTGCAGGTTGCATCAGTAGCTGCGGCCGCTCAGTCCCCGCAAGCGGCTGCCCGCGTTGCCGTTGCTCCCCCCATTCCAATGATGCGGCCGGCGAGCATGTCCGCGCCTGCCTCGAGCACGGTCGCCGTCGCCGAACAGGATGTGCCGGTGCCCTTCTCCACGGTTGGCAGCGCCCCGTTGGCAGAGGCAGAACTTGTCACCGCCTCGAACGCACCAGTGCCGGCCACCAAATCGCCTACCCTCATGATGGCGACCGCCTCCACTCTACCGGCCGGCAATGGCGAAACCGCTGTGGTCGCCCTGGCAGCGCTGAGCCAGCCTTTCCCGCATCCGCCGCTCCAGGCCGGCCGCTCGTCTGAGCCTGACATGATGACGGCTTACCTGCCGCCCCTCGGCCAGAACGGCCAGGCACAGGACATGCTCCAGCAACTCATCGAGCAGGAAACCGCAGCCCAGGTTGCCGCCGCCCCCGTGGCCCCGGTTCCCAACCTGCCCCCTCTGGGCGCTGCCGGTGTGAAGACCGCCTCGCTGGGTGGCGAGCCCGCCCGAGACTCCACGGCATCGCTTTTTGCCTCAACCTTCAACTCGGTTCAGGGGCAAAGCGAACCTGTCGCCAAGGCGCTCGCCGCCATGATCGCCAAGGACGAGGCTTCTGCCGCGCCAACGCCTGCCGCATTGACCGCCCCCGATCTGGAGCATGCCGCAGCCCTTCTGGTCGCGCCCGCGCCGCTGTCTTCCGATCACTTCGCCTTGATTGAAGCCCAGTCCCGCGATGTCGATACGGCCACGGCTCTGGCCCCTGCGGTGGCGCTATCCCCCAGCAATGCGCCGCTGGCCGTGACCCATACGCGCTTTACCGCGTCCAATTAG